The sequence below is a genomic window from Myxococcus xanthus.
TCCAGGCGCCACTCCGCGGCCCGGGCCAGCAGCACCGGCACATCCAACGGACGCGAGTACACGCCGCCCATCCACTTCGCGCCGGTGACGAGCTCGCGCAGGTCGATGAAGGACAACCACGGCACCGCGTATCCATGGCGCGCATGCTCCAGCGCCACCAGCAGCACCGCGTCCTCCAGCTCCGGGCGGTAGAGGGAGGGGCCATACACGCGCATGGGCTTCGCCCGCTCGAGGATGCCCGCCGTCTGTTCGCGGCGCTGGGGGCCCAGCACGTCCGAATAGAGCAGGATGACCGTGCGCCCGTCGGACACCACCTTCGTGGCGCCGCTGTTCTCCGTGTCGGGCTCTGGGGCGAACTCGTGGTGGGACAGGAAGCCCGAGAAGCCGTCCACGTCCAGGCGCTTCATCAGGATTTGCAGCTCCGGCACGGGCCGGAAGCCCACGTGCGGATAGAGCGAGTCCGCGAAGGACGCGGCCCCCATCAGCACCAGCTTGCGTCCCTCCAGCGCGCCCACGATGCGCTTGAAGTTCACGAGCTTCATCACGTTGTCGTTGACGGAGCCCTGATAGATGCTGAGCAGTTTGTCCCGAGCCCACTCCGGCGCGTTGCCCGCGCCCAGCCGGTACTCCAGGTTGTAGGCCGCCAGGGGCGCCAGGCCCTGCATGATGGCCCAGTCCACATACTCTTCCCAGGGCGCCCCCCGAAGCGCGCCACGCGGCGGGTCGAACGAAGAGAGAACTCGGAAGGTATCGAGAAGACCGGCGGACATGGGCCCCCCTTTAACGGTCCGGACGCATGGCCTGCAACGTCCGGATGGCGTCACGCCCGAGCGCCAAGGGTGAACAGCCGACACTGGGCGGCCTTTCAGGGTGGGTCCCCAAACCGGTCCGAGTGAATACCTGGGCCGCCCGGTACGTCGCGGGCCGGGCAGGCTTTCTTGGAGGCGGCATGTCGCAGCAGGGATGGTCGGACGGGCGTCCGGGCCGTTGGCTCACGCTCGGAGCGCTCGGATGGGTGGCGTGCACAGGCACGACACCCGCGGAACCTCCGGCATTCGACAACACCACGGCGGTGGAGTCGGAGGCCCGGTGCGAGATGCGGCCGCCCTTCGAGCCCCACTTCGAGCCCGAGGTGGAGTGGGCGTGGACGGCCAGTCCCCTCATGCCCACGCATACCAACGCGCAGGCCACGCCCGTGGTGGTGGACGTCAACGCGGATGGCGTCCCCGACGTGGTGTTCAACAGCTTCGAGGGCTGGAACTTCAAGACGAACGGCGTGCTGCGCGCCATCAGCGGCGCGGACGGCTCGGACCTGTGGGCGGTGACGGACCCGGCGTACCGCACCCGGGGCTCCGCCAGCGTCGCCGCGGGCGACATCGACGGCGACGGCAAGGTGGAGCTGTGCACCGTGCCGGAGAGCGCCCAGGGCATCATCTGTTTCGAGCACACCGGCGCCTTCAAGTTCCGCGCGGACGGCCCCCCGCTCGACTGGGGCGGCGTGTCCCTGGCCGACCTGGACGGGGACGGGTCGGTGGAAATCATCGCCGGCAACCACGTCTACGACAGCAGCGGGACGCTCCGGTGGGTGGGGAGCGACGGCGTGGGCAGCCCGGCCAACGACACCGGACCGCTGGCGTTCGCCGTGGACCTGGACGGGGACGGGCTCCAGGAGGTGGTGAATGGCCGCGCCATCTACCGGCATGACGGCACGCTCAAGTGCAAGGCGGCGGAGCTGGGCCACGGGCTCGCGGGCGTGGGCAACTTCGACGCGGGCCCCGAGGGCGAAATCGTCGTGGTGTGGGGCGGCCACGTGTCCTTGATGGACGCGAACTGCAAGGTGAAGTGGACCGTGCAGCACCTGGGCGGCGGCGTGGGTGGACCTCCGAACATCGCGGACTTCGACGGGGACGGGCAGCCGGAGATTGGCGTGGCGGGTGCGTCCCACTACGCCGTGTTCGAGTCGAACGGCACGGTGAAGTGGCTGAGCCCCACGCAGGACCACAGCTCCAACCGCACCGGTTCCTCCACCTTCGACTTCGAGGGCGATGGCCGCGCCGAGGTCGTCTACGCGGACGAGACGGCGCTGCGCATCTACGACGGCGTGACAGGTCAGGTCCGCTTCGAGGCGCCGCACAGCTCGTGCACCGCGTATGAGAATCCGGTGGTCGCGGACGTGGACGGTGATGGCAACGCCGAAATCATCGTCGCGCAGAACACGGCCTGCGGCTACGGCGACTTCCAGGGCATCCGCGTGTACCGGGACCGCAAGGACGGCTGGGTGAACACGCGGCGCATCTGGAACCAGCACGCCTACTCCGTCACCAACGTGAATGACGACGGCACCCTGCCCGCGCGCCCCGTGAGCAACTGGCTGGCGCCGGGGCTCAACACCTTCCGCACCAACAGCCAGGGCACGGGCACCGTGCGGCCCTTCGCGGCGCCGGACCTCGCCATCGGGCAGGTGACGGCCACGTGCACGGGCGAGGGCGCGGTGATGCTCGGCGCGCGGGTGCGCAACCAGGGGGACTCGGCGGCCTCGGCGGGGGTCCAGGTGGCCTTCTACCAGGACGCGGTGGGCGAAGGCGGCACGCTCCTGGGCGTGGCCACCGTGCCCCACAAGCTGAAAGCGGGCGAAGAGACGTCCGTGGAGCTGGCGCTCGACACCCCGGAGAGTGGCTGGGTGCTGGTCTACGCGGTGGTGGATGACGACGGCACCGGCACCGGACGCGAGCTGGAGTGCCGCGAGGACAACAACGCCGCGTCGGCGCAACTGAAGCTGGCGTGCGCACCAAACGAGCCTCCAGTGGCGTTGTGCCGGGACGTCGTCGTGGAGGCGGACGCGCAGTGCCGGGCCTCGGCCAACGTGGACCACGGCAGCCATGACCCGGACGGACAGCCGGGCCCCTTCACGCTGACACAGACGGCGCCCGGGCCCTTCGGCCTGGGGCGACATGCCGTGACGCTGACAGCCCACGACGGCGAAGACAGCGCGGTGTGCCAGGCCACGGTGAAGGTGGTGGACACGACGCTGCCGTCCATCCTCTGTCCGGCGCCGCAGGTGCTGGAGTGCGTGGCGGGCGGCGCGGAGGCGACCTACACCGCTCGGGCGGAGGACAACTGCGGGCCGGTGTCGGTGACGTGCACGCCGCCGGATGGCTCCCGGTTCCCGCTGGGGCGCTCGGTGGTGGACTGCAACGCGGTGGATGGCTCCGGCAACGCGTGCGGCTGCGCCTTCTCCGTGACGGTGCGGGACACGCGGGCGCCCGTGCCCGGCGCGTCCCTGGGCAAGCGGCTGTGGCCGGCGGACCACCAGTACCGCACGGTGACGCTGGCCGAGTGCGCGGCGCCCGCGAAGGACGCATGCATGGGAGACCTGTCGTTGGAGCGGTACGGCCGCATCGTCCGGGTGACGTCGGATGAGTCCGAGGACGTCGCGGGCATCTGCGACGGCACCACTTGCGACGACATCGACGTGCGGGTGAATGCCACCTCCGTCCAACTGCGCGCAGAGCGCGACGACACCGGGGATGGCCGCGTCTACACGGTGCACTACGTGGTGGAGGACCCGTCCGGAAACCGGGCCGACGGGCGCTGCACCGTGGAGGTGCCGCGGGATTCGGCCGGCCAGCAGGTGCACGACAGCGGTCCGAAGTACTGCGTGGGCCAGGGCTGCGCGCCGGGCCTGGGCGGCAGCCCGCTGTGTCCGTGAGGTGAGCAAGGCAGGGGCGTGGAGCGGCGTCGCTCCACCGCCCCGCTTCCGCCCCGCGCATCAGGCGCCGCGACGCGGGTCCCGCACGGCGGGAAGTGTGGCGTCTCCTTCATGAGGCAGGTTCGCATGAAGACGCTGCCTGGCGTGCTGGCGGTGGGAGGGCCTGGCTGGCTGCGGCGGAGGCATGCCGCGCACCCAGCTCAGCCTGGACGGCGCAGCCTCGCCCGCACGGCGTTCCGTGCTCGCCGGACGCCATATCGCGCCACGGAGCCCATCCGTGGCGCCAGCAGCAGCTTCGCCGCCATCCACCCGGTCCGGCCATCCAGCAGCGACGCCCCCAGCAGCCGCGCGTCGGAGAAAAAACGCCGTGCGAGCACTTGCTGCCAGCGAGGCGGAGCCAGCGGCGCCAGCGCCTCGTCCGGCACCGGCGCCGCCAGGAGCCGCCGCGCCACGGCCCACGCATACCAGGCCGCATGTGGGAAGGCCGTGCCGCGTGCCCGCTCCACCACCATCCGCCAGTCCAGCCGCGTATCCGCCAGCGCCAGCAGCTTCAAGTCGAAGAGCCACGCCAACCGCTGCAACGCGTGGTTGCTCGCGTGCAACGCCAGGTAGACGGCCTCGTCCTCGGGCCGTAGCCACCGCACCGCCCGGCCATCCACCGCGCCCGTCTCCGCCCGCGCCAGCAGCGCGTCGCCCTCCAGCGCCTCGCCCCATCCCGCGAGCGCGCGGTAGTGCAGCTCCACCAGCCCCGCCGGCCCGGCCAGCTCCAAGTGGTGAGAGTCCTCTTCCCCGTGCCGGGCGCCGTCGTCCCGCCGCACCGAGAGCCCCACGCGGGCCAGCGCCTGGACCGCGGCGCCCACATCCGCGCGTGCCACCAGCAGGTCCACGTCCGTGGTGGCTCGCTGCAACGGGTCCGGATACAGCCGCAGCGCCAGCCCATACCCCTTTGAGCAGCACCGGTACCTGCCCCACCGTCGCCAGTGCGTCCAGGCTTCGCAGCAGCAGCATCTTCACGCGCAGCGCCCGCGCCGCGTTCCCCAATGCTTCCCGGCGCAGGGACGCACTCGCGGGCTCGGGCAGCGCCCAGCCCGCCCGTTCCACCGCGTGCGCCACGAAGCCCACCAGCCCGTGCCCCACCGCCGTGTGGACCAGTCCGTCCGCCTCCGCGCCCTCCGGAGCGGCGCGCACCGGGGCGTCCGGCCACGCCCGCAGCAGCGCATGGAGCGCGCTTGCCCCCGGGGGCATCGAACCACCCGGACTGGCGCGAGACGGCGCTCGCCCGTCTGGCATCACTTCCTCATCGCGACCAGGCGTCCGGGCTCGGCGTCGGCCCGGGGCCGGAGCCGCCCGGCGACCTCCGCCACCGCGTCCGCCACCTGCTCCAGTGCCAGTTCCTCATCGCGGTTGATGGCGGCCCGGCCATCTCGCCACACCAGCAGCATCGCACCCAGCACCTCGCCGTCGGCCTCGAGCGTGATGCGGACCTCGAATGGCACCCCCGAGCCCGCGGGCCGCTGGGCTTCGAAGACGACGTTGTCCGCGAGCCCCGTGGGACGGACGCGCTGGAAGTGCAACTCCTGGCGCGACAAGCCCAGGGCATCCGCCAGCGGGCGCACCGCGTTCCACACCACCTCCAGCGAAGGCGACGCGCGCACGGCGCGGGTGACGTCCTTCACCATGGTCCGCAGCCAGAGGTTGCGCTGACGTACCTGGTGCATGCCCCTGGCGCGGCCCAGGTCCAGGTAACCCAGCCGCCGCATCAGCAGCACGATGAGCACGCCCATGCCACACAGCAGCATGGCGCTCTGTGCGCTGTTGGCGAAGTTCAGCGCCAGCGCCACCAGCATGAAGAGGCCACACAGGCCATACAGCACCAGCACGGTAGCGCGGTGGCTGAGCACCAGGTGGCTCATCAGCCGGTGATGGATGTGCTCCCGGTCGGCGCTGAACATCGGCCGCCCCAGCAACGAGCGCCGCACCATGGCCAGCAGCGTGTCCATGATGGGCAGCCCCAGCGCCATCACCGGCACCAGCATGGCCACCGCCGTGCCGCTCTTGGTGCTCGTCTTGATGGACACCGCGGCCAGCACGAAGCCCAGGAACATGCTCCCGGTGTCCCCCATGAAGATGGAGGCCGGGTTGAAGTTGAACACCAGGAACCCGAGGATGGCGCCCGCCAGCGCCGCCAACAGCAATGACAGCAGCACGTCGCCTCGCGACAGCGCGAGGATGAAGTTGGTGCCGACGCCGAAGAAGGCCACGCCGCCCGCGAGCCCATCCAGGCCGTCGATGAGGTTGAGCGCGTTGACCACGCCCACCACCCACAACACGGTGAAAGGCAGACTCAACGCGCCCAACACCAACTCCGGGCCGAATGGGTTGGCGATGACGTCGATGCGGAACCCCATGGCATACAAGCCGAACGCCACCGCGAACTGGACAGCGAACTTCAGACGGGCGCCCGCGCCCCGCAGGTCGTCGTAGAGGCCCAGCGCCACAATCGCCGCGCCGCCCAGGAACAGGCCCACCACCAGCTCCGTGTGGGAGCGGAAGTGGTACCCCACGCCAGAGTCCACCAGGAACAACGCGCACAGCGGCGCGAAAAATCCACCGACGATGCCCACCCCGCCCAGCCGGGGAATCGGCCGGACATGGACCTTCCGGCTGGAATTCGCCTGGTCCAGCCATCCCCACGCCAGGGCCCGGTCGCGCACCAGTCGCGTCAGTGCCAGTGCCACCAGCAGCGAGACGAAGAAGGCGACCAGAAGCGTAATCATGGGGCGTGCACCGTCCGCGCATCGTGGCGGCCGGCGGCTCCACGCGTCAATGCACGCGGGAGTACGATAGGTTTGTGAAGCAATGGGCCTTTGCGTCCGCCCGCAGTCCAACCAGGCAAGCGCCCTTTCTAGACGGTCCGCGGCGAGCGGAGAAGCGACTCGTAAAGGATTGACGTGCGCTCGGCAATGTCCCGCCACGTCATGTCCCGCACCGCGGCCTGCGCGGCTTCACGCAACCGGAGCAGGCGAGCGCGGTCCTCCGCCAGCGAGCGCAGCGCCACCACCTGCGCGGCGACGTCTCCCATCGGTACCAACCACCCCGTCTCACCGTCACGCACGACCTGGGGCGCCACGCCCACCGGCGTAGACACCGGCGTGAGCCCGCTGGCCATCGACTCCACCAGCGCCATCCCGAAGCCCTCCGAATGGCTGGGGAAGAACAGCACCTCTTCGTCCCGCAGCAGGCGCGGCAGCTCGGCGCGTGGATAACGAGGCACCACGCGCACGTGCTCGCGCGCCCCAGCGGGAAACGCCGCCAGCACCTCCGCCTCCGGGTTGCCCGTGCCGTACAACGTCAGCGTGAAGGACACGCCTTCGGCATGCAGGTGGGTGGCGACGGCCACCATCTCCGCGCGCCCCTTGAGCGCCAGCCAGCTCCCCACACACGCTATCCGCAGCGGCGCACCAGGCGCGGAAGGCGTGGGCGAAGGCAGCCCCTGGAAGGCCACATCCAGCCCATGGGGGATGACACTCAACTGACGCGCGGGCACGCCCAGCCGTTCCGTCGCGTAGGCGGCATCCTGCGTGTTGAGCAGCACCGCATGGTCCGCGCGCAGCAGGGTCTGGCGCACCTCCCAGAGGCGATAGCCGCCATGGTACAGCGGGTACTTCCAGCTCAGCGCCAGGTGCCCCGCACGCGCGTCGGCGCGCAGCCGTTCGGAGAAGGTGTGCTCCAGGCCGTGGCTGCGCGTCACCAGGGCATGGCGGGCCCGCGCCCCCGGACGGCCCAAGCGCATCCAGGGCCACGCATCCCCAGTGGTGATGTCCAGCACGTCGTACCGACTCGCGGCCCGCAGCAGGTGTGCGGTGAGCATCCAGGGGAACCGCAGCTCGTGCACCGTCGTGTGGTGCCGCAGGCCGGGATAGGCGTCGTCGTAGCTGAAGTAGTCCACCTGGCAGCCCCGCGCCGCCAGCGCCTGCCCCAGCGCGAGCGTCACCCCCGGCGCCCCCATGTCCGGGTTCAGGGGATGGTGGATGCCAAGCAGGATGCGCATGAGAAGGTGGCGGACTTCTAGAACACCCGGAGGGGGCCTGCCTGCTTTTCATGGATGAGCGGCGTGGGCGAGAATGGCACCGTTCCCCATCCCCATGTCCCTGCATTCCGCTCCCACGTTGCAGGCGAGCCTCGACTCGCGTCGCAACAACCTGGACTTCCTGCGCTTCGCCGCGGCGACGTGCGTATTGCTCAGCCATGCCTTCCCCCTGGGCGAGGGCAAGGGGACGGTGGAGCCGCTGGAGTCCTTCACCCGGGGACAGTTCTCCCTGGGACGGCTGGGCGTCGCGGTGTTCCTCATCATCAGCGGCGTGCTCATCACCCGGAGCTGGGAGCGGACGCCCGACGCGGCGCGCTTCATCTGGGCCCGGGTGCTGCGCATCTTCCCCGGGCTGGGGGCCATGCTGCTGCTGACGGTGGGGGTGCTGGGGCCGGCCTTCACCCGGCTGTCCCTGGGCGACTACTTCACGGCCCCGGACACGGCCCTGTACCTGCTGGGCAACTTCGCCCTGAACTGGCCCCAGTGGCACCTGCCGGGCGTCTTCGAGGCGAACGCCTACCCCCACGCCGTCAACGGCTCGCTGTGGACGCTGAAGTACGAGGTCGGCTTCTACCTGCTGACGCTGGGCCTGGGCCTGACGGGCCTCTTGCGCAAGGGCATGGTCATCTTCGGCCTCGTCGGCGCGGCGGTGGCCACCTTCGTCACCGGACGGCTGGGCTTCTGGCCGGAGCTGTACCTGTACTTCGGCGGCGGCGTGGCGCTGTACCAGTGGCGCGAACACGTGCGCATGAGCCCCTGGGTGGCGGCGGCGTGCGTGGTGGGGTGGCTCATCACGGCCCGGCTCGGATACGGCTGCCGCATCGCCACCGGCCTGCTGGGCGGATACGTCGTGCTGTACCTCGCCTTCCGGCCCATGGGGGCGCTGGCGGACTTCGGGCGCCGGGGCGACCTGTCCTACGGCGTCTACCTCTACGCCTTCCCCGTGCAGCAGGCCGTCACCACCCTGCTGGGCGGGCCCACGGCGTGGTGGGTGAACGCAGCGGTGGCCTTCCCCTGTGTGCTGCTGCTGGCGGCGCTGTCGTGGCGGTGGGTGGAGCAGCCCGCCTTGCGGCGCAAGGACAGGCTCCCCGCGTGGGTGAGGCGTCCGGCGGTCTCCGTCACAGCGGTTCCGAAGACGCCGTCCCGGCCGGCTGGGCCGCACTGAAGTTGTCGCCCGCCAGCCGGTCATACGTGAGCAGGCGGTAGCGCCGCATCCAGTCCTCCCATGAGCCCGGCTCCTGGGCCTTGGGGACCTTGTCGCCCGCGGGCAGGTATTCGCCGGAGGCGTTGCGCAGCAGGTCTCCCCGGACCACGGGCAGCACCTTGGACAATTCGGAGACGAAGGCGAAGAAGCCCGGAGGCCGCAGCCCCGCCGTCTCGAGGATGCGCGGGGTGAGCATGCTGATGCTCAGGTGGATGTCCTGCCGGGGCACGGGGAAGTTCGTCCAGAGGACGACGGGGACCTCCGCCATGCGCTCGCGCTGCGCGTCCGTCCATGGCTCCTGGAAGTAGCCGGCCTCGCGATAGGTCGCGTAGTCCGAGCCCAGCATCGGCAGGTGGTCCCCGAAGAGCACCAGCAGCGTCTTGCGTTTGCGAGCCTCCAGCTTGCGCACCAGCCGCTCCACGGCCGAGTCCATCTGCCGCAGCTTGTGCACGTAGTTCTTCAAGAGCAGCCGGTTGTCCGGCGAGAGCTTCTCGCCCTGCACCTCGATCCGCTCCTCGCCGGTGAGCGGCAGGTTGTAGGGCCCGTGGGTGGACATCGTCACGGCCATGATGAACCGCGGCTGACGCTCGTCGGAGAGCTCGTGGAGGATGTGGTCGACGACCTCCTCGTCCGACACCCAGGGCCCTTCGAGCCGGGGGGAAGTGAAGTCCGTGAGCGACTGGAACGTGTCGAAGCCCAGCAACGGGTACACCACGTCGCGGCTCCAGTAGAACGCGTGGAACGGGTGGATGGCCAGCGTCTGGTAGCCCGCGCGGCGGAACAGCGACGGCAGCGCGTCCACGGGACGCATCACATAGTGCTGGTAGGGAAACGCGCCGTCCGGGGCGAACGACGAGGACATGCCCGTCAGGAGTTCGAACTCCGCGTTGGCCGTGCCACCACCGAAGGCCGGGCTGATGAGGTTGCCCGAGCTGTGGCGCTCCATGAGCGACCGCACGAAGGGCAGCGGATCCTCGCTGAAGGGGATGCCCAGCCGCGTCGGGTCCCAGAGCGATTCGGCCATGAAGACGACGACGTCGACGGGCTCCTGGGGCGCGGCGGGCACCACGCCCGGAGGGCCCCCCAGGGCCGCGTGCACCTGCGCCTGGGAGTACTCACTGCCCGGCTCCAGCCGCAGCCCCTCCCAGTTCCAGAGCATCATCAGCGTGAGCCCGTTCATCTGGAAGTTGGAGCGCTGGTCCCACACCTGGTCGTAGATGCCGAAGCGGTTGAAGACGCGCCGCACGGGCAGGTGCTGTTGGAAGATGATGACCAGCAGGTACGCCACCGCCGCCAGCGCCAGGTTGCGGCGTCCGGCCTTGGGCAACGGGTACCGGGGCGTGCCGCGCGCCACCGCGCGCCACATGACGGCGAGCATGGCCACCAGCAGCAGACACGAGCCAATGGCCGCCACCGCGCCGCCGCCGGGCAGCAGCGTGGGCGCCAGCGATGTCACCTGCCGCCACTCCAGGAAGTCCCAGGGCATCAGCGGCCGGTCGATGAGCTGCACCTTCCGGATGTGCAGGGTGACGGTGAAGAGCATCGCCGCCGCCACCAGGGCCCCCGAGATTCCCACCCGGTTCGTCACCGCCCACAGCAGGCCCGTCACCGCGGAGATGACGCCCACGCTGAGGAGCATGGAGTAGACGTTGCGCTGGGTGATGCCCTCCAGGCCCGAGGACGAGAAGACGGCGATGGTCAGCTCCATGGCCCCGACGAGCACCGCCGAGGCCAGGATGACGCCCACCAACGGCCACAGGTTGGAGGGGGGCCGCTGGAAGAACAAGGTCTTGGGAATCCGTGCGCGACGTGCCAACGACAGGTGCCTCCAGGAGCCGACCAGGGAGCGGGAGGGCGCGGAGACTACCCGACAGGCCCCCTGGCGTTCCATGCGCCTGGGGTCGGGGTTCTGCCGCCTGCCACGCTGTGTGCGGGCGGGCATCCGGCGGAGCGCCCCATGCCCCGTGTACCCAGGCTCACTTCATGGGTGGCTGGGCCAGCAGCGCGGCGCCAATGGCACCGGAAAGTTCTCCCAGTTCCGCGACGCGCACGGGCGGCTGGCGCTCGGGGACGAAGATGTGCGGGCGCATGGCCTCGTGGATGCGGCCGGCGAATTCAGGCCCCAGCCGCGTGCCCAGGCCTCCGCCCAGGACGACTGCCTCCACGTCCAGCAGGTTGATGGCGGAGGCGAGCCCCGCGCCCAGCATCCGCACCGCGCGGCCGAAGAGCCACGTGGCCAGTGCGTCCTCCTGCGCCAGCGCCCGGGCCCAGATGCTGCTGGTCAACCGGGTGCGGCCCTTCTTCCGCATCAAGTCGAAGAGAATCGTCGTCTCGCCCTGGCGCACGGCCTTGTGCGCACGGCGCTCCATGGACGCGCGGCCCGCGTAGGCCTCCAGGCAGCCGCGCCGGCCACAACCACACCGGGCACCGCCCGGCTTCACCACCATGTGGCCCACCTCGCCCGCCGCGCCCCGGCCTCGCCAGGGCACGCCGTCCAGCACCAGCCCACCGCCCACGCCCGTTCCCCACCAGACGCCCAGCAGGGAGCGAAATGCGCGGCCCGCGCCCAGCCGGTACTCCGCCGCCACCGCCACCTGGACGTCGTTGCCCAGCACCACGGGCCGGCCCACCCGCGCGCCCAGGTCCCCCGCCACTGGGTAGGGCGTGCTCCAGCCCCGGCCCACGTTGCTGACATGTCCCAGCGTGCCCTCGTTGGCGTTCACCGCGCCGGGCGCGCCCACGCCCACCCCCAGGAGCTGACGGGACGTCAGGCCCGCCGCGTGCGCCGCGCCCTCCAAGGCGTCGTGGATGGCGCGCACCACGTCGCCGGGCTCGCCGTCGGCGGGCGTGGGCTGGCGCATCTTCCCCAGGACGGTGCCGGCGCGGTCCACCACCACGGCCTCGATTTTCGTCCCGCCCAGGTCGACGCCGCCCCAGCACTCCAGGGTGTCGCGCTCCGCCGCCTTCCCTCGCGAGCCCACCGCGTTCGCCTCCCGCATGACACGCCTCCCCAACGAAGATGCGCAGTCCGCCACGGACCGGGTGAAGGCGGCGGGAAGGCAAGGGAGCGGCCGGCCCGCGTGCCGCCCGGCCTGTCCGTGAGCAACGATTCCCCACCAACGCTTCCACGGCGCCTCGCGGGGCCCGCTAGAAAGGCGCTCCACACAGACGCGCGACAGGAAAGGGGCAAGGGATGGACCTCATCGGACAGCTCTCTCAGCAGCTCGGAGTGAATGGAACGCAGGCCCAGGGGCTGGCGGGCTCGCTGCTGAAGTTGGTGCAGGGCACGGTGCAGGAGAAGCTGGGCCCCGACGCCGCGAACCAGATGGGCCAGGCCATTCCAGAGATGGAGAGCTGGCAGCAGGCCCCCAGCACCACGTCCGCGCCCCAGACGGCGCCGGATGCGGGGGGCGGGCTGATGGGCGCGCTGGGCGGCCTCATGTCCGGTCAGGAGGGCAGCACGGGCGGCATGCTGAGCGCGCTGGGGGGCGTCGCGGGGCAGGCCGGTGATGTGGCCGCCGTGGTGTCCCTGCTGGGCCGCTTCAACATCGACGCGAGCAAGGCGTCCTTGGTGGCGCCCCTGCTGCTGAACTTCCTCAAGTCGCGCCTGGACCCCGCGCTCGTGGGCCGCATCCTCTCCGTGGTGCCGCTGCTGGCCGGCGCGGGCGGTGGTGGCAACACGCCCGGCGGTGGCGGCCTTGGGGGGATGCTGGGCGGGTTGTTGGGCGGCGGACGCTGACGCCCGCGCCGTCAGCGGCCCGACACGCGCTGGCGCACGGTGGTGGCCAGCGCCCACGGCGGGAAGCCCAGCATGTAGCGCCAGCGCGGCACCGCCAGGTGGAGCGGCAGGCCGCGCCGGTACAAGTCCAGCGCCAGGTCCACGCGGCGCTGGGACAACAACCAGTGCGTCACGTGGCGCAGGCTGTAGAGCAGCATCTCCAGCCGCTCACGCCTGCGGGCCGTGCCTCCCGGGTAGCGCCCCAGGCGCTCCTGCTCCAGGAGATACCGCGTACCCCGGTAGCCGGACTCCAGTGACGTGGACGTGGAGCCCACGTGCTGCCGGTAGCCCACCACCACGGGCGCGCGCACCCAGGCGAAGCCCGGGTCCGTGCCCAGCCGGTACAGCAGGTCGTAGTCCTCGCCACTGATGCGCAGCGGGGTGAAGCCCCCCACGCGCCGCAGCGCCTCCGTGCGCACCGCCAGCACGCACGCGGTGCGCGGCGTCCGGTCCTCCGCGCTGGCCAGATAGTCCGCGAAGCGCAGCACCTGGAGCGGCTCGCGGCTCACGGTCGCCAGGGTTTCGGCCCGGGAGAACAGCGCCGCCGTGCCCAGCACCAGCGACGTCCCTTCCGCCTCGAGCACCCGCCGGTACGTGGCCAGCGTCCAGGGGAACCACACGTCGTCACTGTCCAGGAAGGCCACGTAGGTGCCCCGGGCCTCCTGGATGCCCAGGTTGCGCGCGGCGCCAGGGCCCGCGTTGCGCTGGCTGAGCACGCGCACCTGTTCGCCATAGCGGGCCAGCGTCTCCAGCGTGTCGTCGGTGGAGCCGTCATCCACGACGAGCACCTCGAAGTCACGCTCCTCCTGCGCGAACACGGACGCGAGCGCCGCCTCCAGCAGCCGCGCCCGGTTGTACGTGGGGATGATGACGGAGAAGAACGGCATGTCACACGCGGGCGCGC
It includes:
- a CDS encoding glycosyltransferase family 2 protein, with amino-acid sequence MPFFSVIIPTYNRARLLEAALASVFAQEERDFEVLVVDDGSTDDTLETLARYGEQVRVLSQRNAGPGAARNLGIQEARGTYVAFLDSDDVWFPWTLATYRRVLEAEGTSLVLGTAALFSRAETLATVSREPLQVLRFADYLASAEDRTPRTACVLAVRTEALRRVGGFTPLRISGEDYDLLYRLGTDPGFAWVRAPVVVGYRQHVGSTSTSLESGYRGTRYLLEQERLGRYPGGTARRRERLEMLLYSLRHVTHWLLSQRRVDLALDLYRRGLPLHLAVPRWRYMLGFPPWALATTVRQRVSGR